The Mytilus galloprovincialis chromosome 7, xbMytGall1.hap1.1, whole genome shotgun sequence genome has a window encoding:
- the LOC143083261 gene encoding acetylcholine receptor subunit beta-like 1 — protein MDYNMTFTTTIPQDKIWKPTVFLANVIDSLKSIGHDFVSIRLYYYGLAVWTPPDVIETSCQVDVTYFPYDQQTCTLQFVSYGSLATEVLLNSAVNEAITPYYTEHGTWDLEKTATSSYAFDSGSMFEVHITINRRPQFFLVNLIFPVIFLTLLNSFVFLLPAESGERISYAITVLLALAVFMTMISNYLPKTSQTMARLCYFLIGDLVLSSVICILTIFQLRIFYKSDQKYPVPLFLKKIVTIFKCQKRIHHVHPKISEGDAHNHKINQEIGKQCDSNIQDVTWRDIAKFFDVVSLFGSLLFQIVMLIVFFCVIS, from the coding sequence ATGGACTATAACATGACGTTTACGACAACAATTCCACAAGATAAAATATGGAAACCAACAGTATTTCTAGCAAATGTGATTGATTCTTTGAAAAGTATTGGACACGATTTCGTATCGATCCGACTATATTACTACGGATTAGCAGTATGGACACCCCCTGATGTAATCGAAACATCATGTCAAGTGGATGTTACATACTTCCCGTACGATCAACAAACATGTACTCTTCAGTTTGTATCATACGGTTCTCTGGCTACAGAGGTTCTTTTGAATTCTGCAGTGAATGAAGCAATTACACCATATTACACTGAACATGGAACGTGGGATTTGGAGAAAACAGCGACTTCAAGTTATGCCTTTGATTCTGGTTCTATGTTTGAAGTTCATATCACAATTAATAGACGACCGCAGTTTTTCttggtaaatttaatttttcCAGTTATCTTCTTAACATTGCTTAACTCATTTGTTTTTCTGCTTCCTGCAGAATCAGGGGAGAGGATATCATATGCTATTACTGTGTTACTTGCTTTAGCGGTATTCATGACAATGATTTCTAATTATTTGCCAAAAACATCTCAAACAATGGCAAGACTTTGTTATTTTCTAATTGGAGATTTAGTTCTTAGTTCCGTTATATGCATTCTAACAATTTTCCAACTGAGGATATTCTACAAAAGCGACCAGAAGTACCCTGTTCCACTTTTTCTAAAAAAGATTGTAACGATTTTCAAATGCCAAAAAAGGATTCATCATGTTCATCCAAAAATATCAGAAGGCGATGCACACAACCATAAAATAAATCAGGAAATAGGCAAACAATGTGATTCAAATATTCAAGATGTCACTTGGAGAGATATTGCTAAGTTCtttgacgttgtcagtttgtttggAAGTCTGCTATTTCAGATTGTTATGTTAATTGTATTTTTCTGTGTTATTTCGTGA